A window of Actinopolymorpha sp. NPDC004070 contains these coding sequences:
- a CDS encoding single-stranded DNA-binding protein, with the protein MTDSDAQKPPAPCPPHRNEVTLVGRVSAPASRRELPSGSAVVSVRLVVQRDPKTLPPRSAVVDTIECASWSTECHAEMERWGSGDIVEVVGALRRRFRRAESGPISRYEVEATAVRLLVDKETVSAGRTSA; encoded by the coding sequence ATGACAGACTCCGACGCACAGAAGCCGCCGGCGCCATGTCCCCCTCACCGAAACGAAGTGACGCTGGTCGGCCGTGTGTCGGCGCCGGCGTCGCGGCGCGAGCTGCCCAGTGGCTCGGCCGTCGTGAGCGTCCGTCTGGTGGTGCAGCGAGACCCAAAGACCCTGCCGCCACGCTCGGCCGTCGTGGACACCATCGAATGCGCCTCCTGGTCTACCGAGTGCCACGCGGAGATGGAGCGGTGGGGTTCGGGCGACATCGTGGAGGTGGTGGGCGCGCTGCGACGCCGGTTCCGGCGAGCTGAGTCCGGGCCGATCAGCCGATACGAGGTGGAGGCGACCGCCGTGCGCCTGCTCGTCGACAAGGAGACGGTCAGTGCTGGTCGAACATCCGCATGA